Proteins found in one Nocardia brasiliensis ATCC 700358 genomic segment:
- a CDS encoding arabinosyltransferase domain-containing protein, with translation MRADRATRAFTRPGDSDGADGGRRRDRAARYRLIAVVAGLLGFVLALLTPILPVKQDRATLDWPQAGTSSVEAPLVSYVPLRMHATLPCALVRAVGPAGTVVSTAPVASGQAATKGLVVSVADGVLSVILRDVPLLSAPVEEITAGTGCTALTIDSTAAATSTEITGVTRQDGTPFRNTVTRDIRPQIAGVFTDLAADRLDGAEVHADIDSRFSSSPTALKLAAIVVAALSTVVALLALHLLDTSDGRRARRFLPARWWRFGATDAVVLGTLGLWHFIGANTSDDGYILNMARASGHAGFMANYYRWFGVPEAPFGWSYEVLAWMTRVSDASPWMRLPALLAGITCWLVISREVLPRLGARVRRNKVALWTAGLVFLAFWLPYDNGLRPEPLIAAGALLTWCSIERAIATGRLLPAAIAVLIAGFSLAAGPTGLICIAALIAGSRPVLQIIIKRARGVVPAPGGGVAESPTAAADTGTPQLARRNSLPASIFRYLALLAPGLSAGTLVLVVVFADQTLSTVMEATRVRTLVGPNVAWFDERTRWDSLLMLSPDGSLARRFGVLVMLLCLLVCVLQVLRKGRIPGTSRGPSVRILGIVFASLFLMMFTPTKWTHHFGVYAGLAGSLAALAAVAVGTEGIRSPRNRALFAAAVLFLLAITFTGSNGWWYVSSYGVPWWDKAPLVAGKGFSTLFLGLSGVALLVAVWAHYREPYRRDRLAPRRFDRFASAPLTIAAAVLVLFEVASLAKAAVAQYPAYSIAKSNLESLAGDSCALANEVLVETDTKNSLLLPLTGAPADGLAAETKGFTPNGVASDLTADAEETVSGGANSVNSDAKNKTTKTTGAGTGGGTTAQTGINGSTVALPFGLDPATTPVLGSYQENEQQQASLTSQWYGLDLTDSMRHDPAYQVLAITAAGRIRHIDADGVLTYGQELHLEYGVREAGGAVRKLGSIDPLDIGPAPSWRNLRVPLDQLPVEANAVRLVAVDNDITPKQWLAVTPPRLPKLAALNSVVGSKDPVLLDWHVGLAFPCQRPFDHHDGVAEVPRWRILPDRVGSDASNAWQDDIGGGPLGWTGLLLESETVPSYLEHDWSRDWGSLEKFTPYDPNARPAVIGGTVETRSGFAKDDPIRARG, from the coding sequence GTGCGAGCGGACCGAGCAACTCGAGCGTTCACCCGTCCCGGCGACAGCGACGGGGCCGACGGTGGTCGGCGCCGGGATCGGGCCGCTCGATATCGCCTGATCGCCGTCGTCGCCGGACTCCTCGGGTTCGTGCTGGCGCTGCTCACCCCGATACTGCCGGTGAAACAGGACCGGGCAACGCTGGACTGGCCACAGGCCGGGACGAGCAGCGTCGAGGCGCCGCTGGTGTCCTACGTGCCGCTGCGGATGCACGCGACGCTGCCGTGCGCGCTGGTGCGGGCCGTGGGACCGGCGGGCACCGTGGTGTCCACCGCGCCCGTCGCGTCGGGTCAGGCGGCGACCAAGGGCCTGGTCGTCTCGGTCGCCGACGGCGTGCTGTCGGTGATCCTGCGCGACGTGCCGCTACTGTCCGCGCCGGTCGAGGAGATCACCGCGGGCACCGGCTGCACGGCGCTGACCATCGACTCGACCGCCGCCGCGACGAGCACCGAGATCACCGGCGTGACCCGGCAGGACGGAACGCCGTTCCGCAACACCGTGACTCGCGACATCCGGCCCCAGATCGCCGGTGTCTTCACCGATCTTGCCGCCGACCGGCTCGATGGCGCCGAGGTGCACGCCGATATCGATTCGCGCTTCTCCTCCTCCCCTACCGCGCTGAAACTGGCCGCGATCGTCGTCGCCGCGCTGAGCACCGTCGTCGCGCTGCTCGCGCTGCATCTGCTCGACACCAGCGACGGGCGCCGGGCCCGGCGCTTCCTGCCCGCCCGCTGGTGGCGGTTCGGCGCGACCGACGCGGTGGTGCTCGGCACGCTCGGCCTGTGGCACTTCATCGGCGCCAACACCTCCGACGACGGCTACATCCTGAACATGGCGCGGGCCTCCGGGCACGCCGGTTTCATGGCGAACTACTACCGCTGGTTCGGCGTGCCCGAGGCGCCGTTCGGCTGGTCCTACGAGGTGCTCGCGTGGATGACCCGGGTCTCCGACGCCAGCCCGTGGATGCGCTTGCCCGCACTGCTCGCGGGCATCACCTGCTGGCTGGTGATCAGCCGGGAAGTGCTGCCGCGCTTGGGCGCTCGGGTACGGCGCAACAAGGTCGCGTTGTGGACCGCGGGCCTGGTGTTCCTCGCCTTCTGGCTGCCCTACGACAACGGCCTGCGGCCGGAACCGCTGATCGCCGCCGGCGCGCTGCTCACCTGGTGCTCGATCGAACGCGCCATCGCCACCGGGCGACTGCTGCCCGCCGCCATCGCCGTGCTGATCGCGGGCTTCTCGCTGGCGGCCGGCCCGACCGGGCTCATCTGCATCGCGGCGCTGATCGCCGGATCACGACCGGTGTTGCAGATCATCATCAAACGCGCCCGCGGTGTGGTCCCCGCGCCGGGCGGCGGTGTGGCCGAAAGCCCCACGGCCGCCGCCGATACCGGCACCCCCCAGCTCGCTCGCCGAAACTCGCTGCCCGCCTCGATCTTCCGTTATCTGGCACTGCTCGCGCCGGGCCTGTCCGCCGGAACCCTGGTGCTGGTGGTGGTTTTCGCGGACCAGACGCTGTCCACCGTGATGGAGGCGACCCGGGTACGCACGCTCGTCGGGCCGAATGTGGCCTGGTTCGACGAACGCACGCGGTGGGATTCACTGCTGATGCTCTCGCCGGACGGCTCGCTGGCCCGGCGCTTCGGCGTGCTCGTCATGCTGCTGTGCCTGCTCGTCTGCGTGCTGCAGGTGCTGCGCAAGGGCCGCATCCCCGGCACCTCGCGCGGGCCGTCGGTGCGGATTCTCGGCATCGTGTTCGCCTCGCTGTTCCTGATGATGTTCACCCCGACCAAGTGGACGCACCACTTCGGCGTGTACGCCGGGCTGGCCGGCTCGCTCGCCGCGCTCGCGGCCGTCGCGGTCGGCACCGAAGGGATTCGCTCGCCGCGCAACCGGGCCCTGTTCGCCGCCGCGGTGCTGTTCCTGCTCGCGATCACGTTCACCGGATCTAACGGCTGGTGGTACGTGTCCAGCTACGGTGTGCCGTGGTGGGACAAGGCGCCGCTGGTGGCGGGCAAGGGGTTCTCCACGCTGTTCCTCGGGTTGAGCGGCGTCGCGCTGCTCGTCGCGGTGTGGGCGCACTATCGGGAGCCGTACCGCCGGGATCGGTTGGCGCCCAGGCGCTTCGACCGGTTCGCCAGCGCGCCGTTGACCATCGCCGCCGCGGTGCTGGTGCTGTTCGAGGTCGCGTCGCTGGCCAAGGCGGCGGTCGCGCAGTACCCGGCCTACTCGATCGCCAAGTCGAATCTCGAATCCCTGGCCGGTGATTCGTGCGCCCTCGCGAACGAGGTGCTGGTCGAGACGGATACGAAGAACTCGCTGCTGCTGCCGCTCACCGGCGCTCCCGCCGACGGTTTGGCCGCCGAGACAAAGGGATTCACGCCGAACGGGGTCGCGAGCGACCTCACCGCCGACGCCGAGGAGACCGTGTCCGGCGGCGCCAACTCGGTGAACAGCGACGCCAAGAACAAGACGACCAAGACCACCGGCGCGGGTACCGGCGGCGGCACCACCGCCCAGACCGGTATCAACGGCAGCACGGTCGCGCTGCCGTTCGGGCTCGACCCGGCCACGACCCCGGTCCTGGGCAGCTACCAGGAGAACGAGCAGCAGCAGGCCTCGCTCACCTCGCAGTGGTACGGCTTGGACCTGACCGACAGCATGCGCCACGACCCCGCCTACCAGGTGCTCGCGATCACCGCGGCGGGCCGGATCCGGCACATCGACGCCGACGGCGTGCTCACCTACGGACAGGAGCTGCACCTCGAATACGGCGTGCGCGAGGCGGGCGGCGCGGTGCGCAAGCTCGGCTCGATCGACCCGCTCGACATCGGGCCCGCACCGTCCTGGCGCAACCTGCGGGTGCCGCTGGACCAGCTGCCGGTCGAGGCGAACGCGGTGCGCTTGGTCGCGGTGGACAACGACATCACGCCCAAGCAGTGGCTCGCGGTGACCCCGCCGCGGTTGCCCAAGCTGGCCGCGCTGAATTCCGTTGTCGGCAGCAAGGATCCGGTGCTGCTGGACTGGCACGTGGGGCTCGCGTTCCCGTGCCAGCGTCCGTTCGACCACCACGACGGGGTCGCCGAGGTGCCGCGCTGGCGCATCCTGCCCGACCGGGTCGGCTCCGATGCCTCCAACGCCTGGCAGGACGATATCGGCGGCGGACCGCTCGGCTGGACGGGGCTGCTGCTGGAATCCGAGACCGTCCCCAGCTACCTCGAACACGACTGGTCGCGTGACTGGGGTTCGCTGGAGAAGTTCACCCCGTATGACCCGAATGCCCGTCCCGCCGTTATCGGCGGCACGGTCGAAACGCGCAGCGGATTCGCCAAGGACGATCCGATTCGCGCACGCGGATGA
- a CDS encoding decaprenylphospho-beta-D-erythro-pentofuranosid-2-ulose 2-reductase, producing the protein MINAVGNPQAILLLGGTSEIGLAICAEYLKKGPARIILAALPNDPLREDAVAQMKAAGASSVELIDFDALDTDGHPKVIDAAWDGGDVDIAIVAFALDGDPEELWQNQRKAVQVAGINYTASVSVGVLVGEKMKAQGFGRIIAMSSVAGERVRRTNFVYGSTKAGLDGFYLGLGEALRPHGPRVLVIRPGMVRTKFSAHVKEAPLTVDKEVIAELAVSAAQKGRELIWAPGTWRYVMMILRHIPRPIFRKLPI; encoded by the coding sequence GTGATCAATGCCGTGGGAAACCCGCAGGCCATTCTGCTGCTCGGCGGGACCTCCGAGATCGGCCTGGCGATCTGCGCGGAATACCTGAAGAAGGGGCCCGCACGGATCATCCTGGCCGCCCTGCCGAATGATCCGCTGCGCGAAGATGCCGTCGCGCAGATGAAAGCGGCGGGTGCCAGCAGTGTCGAGCTGATCGATTTCGACGCGCTCGACACCGATGGCCACCCGAAGGTGATCGACGCGGCCTGGGACGGCGGCGATGTCGATATCGCGATCGTCGCGTTCGCGCTCGACGGTGACCCGGAAGAGCTGTGGCAGAACCAGCGCAAAGCCGTGCAGGTCGCCGGAATCAACTACACCGCATCGGTTTCGGTCGGCGTGCTGGTCGGCGAGAAGATGAAGGCGCAGGGCTTCGGGCGGATCATCGCGATGTCCTCGGTCGCCGGTGAGCGGGTCCGTCGCACGAATTTCGTCTACGGGTCCACCAAGGCCGGCCTGGACGGTTTCTACCTGGGGCTCGGCGAGGCGCTGCGCCCGCACGGGCCGCGCGTGCTGGTGATCCGGCCGGGCATGGTGCGCACCAAGTTCTCCGCGCACGTCAAAGAAGCGCCGCTCACCGTGGACAAGGAAGTCATCGCCGAGCTGGCGGTTTCGGCCGCGCAGAAGGGCCGGGAACTCATCTGGGCACCGGGCACCTGGCGCTACGTCATGATGATCCTGCGCCACATCCCGCGCCCGATCTTCCGCAAGCTCCCCATCTGA
- a CDS encoding molybdopterin-dependent oxidoreductase produces the protein MADVTDQRNLLRTCPLCEAVCGLEITLDPEDHVTAVRGDKADPFSKGFICPKGASFGHLDEDPDRVREPMIRDRATDTWRTASWDEAFDLIAERFPQIVAEHGKQSAAAYLGNPNAHTVAGALYVPVLLRALSTRNIFSASTADQMPKQVASGLMFGDPLTVPVPDLDRTDYLLMLGANPLESNGSLCTAPDFPGRLKALRRRGGRFVVVDPRVTRTAKLADEHLFIRPGSDAYLLFGIVHTLFAENLIDIRVEATGVDELRTAAAAFSPDTVATRTGVPADTVIRLARELAAAPTAAVYARIGTCTAEFGTITQWLVDAINVLTGNLDTAGGAMFATAAAGGIVRSKPFRPGRWTSRVRGLPEAMGELPVATLADEISTPGEGQIRALVTVAGNPVLSAPSGARLDAAFAQLDFMVSVDRYLNETTRHADVLLPPPRPVQSPHYDFALLQFAVHNYARYSRPLVPLGDRPSESAVLARLAAAVSGMPHAGTDGVDPLTGVDELIIAGMLHKAGMTERRAELIGADTTEQRIDLMLRLGPYGEWAGGHLNLQVLLDNPHGVDLGPLQPKLPGALRTESKKVELAPRPLLDDVSRMRARLADAAPDVVLIGRRQLRSNNSWMHNVATLVSGSNRCTLQINPADIARLGLHEHAVVKSAAGMLTVPLEPTDAIMPGVVSLPHGWGHTDSTQSVAKEHAGVNANVLTDDSIVDVPSGNAVFNGVPVTLTPA, from the coding sequence ATGGCCGACGTCACCGATCAGCGGAATCTGTTGCGCACCTGCCCCCTGTGCGAGGCGGTGTGCGGCCTGGAGATCACGCTCGATCCCGAGGATCATGTGACCGCGGTGCGCGGCGACAAGGCCGACCCGTTCAGCAAGGGGTTCATCTGCCCCAAGGGCGCGAGCTTCGGCCATCTGGACGAGGACCCGGACCGGGTGCGCGAGCCGATGATTCGCGACCGGGCCACCGATACCTGGCGCACCGCGTCCTGGGACGAGGCGTTCGACCTCATCGCAGAGCGCTTCCCCCAGATCGTCGCCGAGCACGGAAAACAATCCGCGGCAGCGTATCTGGGTAATCCCAACGCGCACACCGTGGCGGGCGCGCTGTACGTGCCGGTGCTGCTGCGGGCGTTGAGCACGCGCAACATCTTCTCCGCGAGCACCGCCGACCAGATGCCGAAACAGGTGGCCAGCGGCTTGATGTTCGGCGATCCGCTCACCGTGCCGGTGCCCGACCTGGACCGCACCGACTATCTGCTGATGCTCGGCGCCAACCCGCTCGAATCCAACGGATCGCTGTGCACCGCACCGGATTTCCCCGGCAGGCTGAAGGCGCTGCGCCGCCGCGGCGGCCGCTTCGTGGTGGTCGATCCCCGCGTGACGCGCACCGCGAAGCTGGCCGACGAGCACCTGTTCATCCGGCCGGGCAGCGACGCGTATCTGTTGTTCGGCATTGTGCACACCTTGTTCGCCGAGAACCTCATCGATATCCGGGTCGAGGCCACGGGCGTGGACGAACTGCGCACGGCCGCAGCGGCGTTCAGCCCGGACACGGTGGCCACACGGACCGGCGTGCCCGCCGACACGGTGATCCGGCTCGCCAGGGAGCTGGCCGCCGCGCCGACCGCGGCCGTTTACGCCCGGATCGGCACCTGTACAGCGGAATTCGGCACCATCACGCAGTGGCTCGTGGACGCGATCAACGTTTTGACCGGCAACCTCGACACCGCGGGCGGCGCGATGTTCGCGACCGCGGCGGCGGGCGGCATCGTCCGCAGCAAGCCGTTCCGGCCCGGCCGCTGGACCAGCCGGGTCCGCGGCCTGCCCGAGGCGATGGGTGAGCTGCCCGTCGCGACCTTGGCCGACGAAATCAGCACCCCCGGCGAGGGGCAGATCCGCGCGCTGGTGACGGTCGCGGGCAATCCGGTGCTCTCCGCGCCGAGCGGCGCCCGGCTCGACGCTGCCTTCGCCCAGCTCGACTTCATGGTCAGCGTGGACCGGTATCTCAACGAAACCACCCGGCACGCCGACGTGCTCCTGCCGCCGCCGCGGCCTGTGCAGTCACCGCACTACGACTTCGCGTTGCTGCAATTCGCGGTGCACAACTACGCACGGTATTCGCGCCCGCTGGTGCCGCTGGGCGACCGGCCGTCGGAGTCGGCGGTGCTCGCCAGGCTGGCGGCGGCGGTGTCGGGCATGCCGCACGCGGGCACCGACGGCGTCGACCCGCTCACCGGCGTCGACGAACTGATCATCGCGGGCATGCTGCACAAGGCCGGAATGACCGAGCGGCGCGCCGAATTGATCGGAGCCGACACCACAGAACAACGCATCGACCTGATGCTGCGGCTCGGCCCTTACGGCGAATGGGCCGGTGGGCACCTGAATCTGCAAGTGCTGCTGGACAATCCGCACGGCGTCGACCTCGGGCCGTTGCAGCCCAAGCTGCCCGGTGCGCTGCGGACAGAATCGAAGAAAGTGGAACTCGCGCCGCGGCCGTTGCTCGACGACGTGAGCCGGATGCGGGCCCGCCTGGCCGACGCGGCCCCGGACGTGGTGCTGATCGGGCGGCGGCAGCTGCGCTCCAACAACAGCTGGATGCACAACGTCGCCACGCTGGTGAGCGGCTCGAATCGCTGCACGCTGCAGATCAATCCGGCCGATATCGCGCGGCTCGGCCTGCACGAGCACGCGGTGGTGAAATCGGCGGCGGGCATGCTGACGGTGCCGCTGGAGCCGACCGACGCGATCATGCCGGGGGTGGTGAGCCTGCCGCACGGCTGGGGCCACACCGACAGCACGCAGAGCGTCGCCAAAGAACACGCCGGAGTCAACGCGAACGTGCTGACCGACGACTCGATAGTCGACGTCCCATCCGGCAACGCGGTCTTCAACGGCGTCCCGGTGACCTTGACGCCGGCCTGA
- a CDS encoding FAD-binding oxidoreductase, with product MPMSTKAPTATTTTGNENGATVTNGDADAGSAFALPTQTRTLTGWGRTAPTSSEVLSTGDPELIAKAVAMVAEDNDSKPPHLRRGVIARGLGRSYGDHAQNAGGLVVDMTALNNIHRIDRDTRIVDVDGGVSLDQLMKAALPFGLWVPVLPGTRQVTIGGAIASDIHGKNHHSEGSFGNHVRSIELLTADGQVQHLTPKRNAKLFWATVGGNGLTGIILRATIEMTPTESAYFLNDGVKTTTLDETIAAHSDGSEAHYTYSSAWFDVISPLPKLGRATITRGRLAKVDELPKRLRSKPLKFDAPQLMTVPDIFPNWTMNKLTLRSIGEAYYAMGGNYTGKVQNLTQFYHPLDMIAEWNRGYGSNGFLQYQFVVPTEAVEEFKRIIIDIQASGHYSALNVFKLFGAGNPAPLSFPMPGWNICVDFPIKPGLNELVSELDRRVLEFGGRLYTAKDSRTSAETFHQMYPRIDEWIKIRRSVDPTGVFMSDMARRLELQ from the coding sequence ATGCCGATGTCCACGAAAGCTCCGACCGCCACCACGACGACCGGGAACGAGAACGGCGCCACCGTCACAAACGGGGACGCCGACGCCGGGAGCGCGTTCGCCTTGCCGACGCAAACCCGCACGTTGACCGGGTGGGGTCGCACCGCACCAACCTCATCCGAAGTGCTCTCGACCGGCGATCCGGAACTGATCGCCAAGGCCGTCGCCATGGTCGCCGAGGACAACGACAGCAAGCCACCACACCTGCGCCGCGGTGTCATCGCGCGCGGGCTCGGCCGCTCCTACGGCGACCACGCGCAGAACGCGGGTGGGCTGGTGGTCGACATGACGGCGCTGAACAACATCCACCGGATCGACCGCGACACGCGGATCGTCGACGTGGACGGCGGGGTCAGCCTGGACCAGCTCATGAAGGCGGCGCTGCCGTTCGGGCTGTGGGTTCCGGTGCTGCCCGGCACCCGTCAGGTGACGATCGGCGGCGCCATCGCCTCCGATATCCACGGCAAGAACCATCACAGCGAAGGCAGCTTCGGCAACCACGTGCGCTCGATCGAGCTGCTCACCGCCGACGGGCAGGTGCAGCACCTCACGCCGAAGCGCAACGCCAAGCTGTTCTGGGCGACGGTCGGCGGCAACGGCCTCACCGGCATCATCCTGCGCGCGACCATCGAGATGACGCCGACCGAATCGGCGTACTTCCTCAACGACGGCGTGAAGACCACGACGCTGGACGAGACCATCGCGGCGCACAGCGACGGCAGCGAAGCCCACTACACGTACTCGAGCGCCTGGTTCGACGTGATCAGCCCGCTGCCGAAGCTGGGCCGCGCCACCATCACCCGCGGCAGGCTGGCCAAGGTCGACGAGCTACCCAAGCGCCTGCGCAGTAAGCCGCTGAAATTCGATGCGCCGCAACTGATGACGGTGCCGGACATCTTCCCGAACTGGACGATGAACAAGCTGACGCTGCGCTCCATCGGCGAGGCGTACTACGCGATGGGCGGCAACTACACCGGCAAGGTGCAGAACCTGACGCAGTTCTATCACCCGCTCGACATGATCGCGGAGTGGAACCGTGGCTACGGCTCCAACGGATTCCTGCAGTACCAGTTCGTGGTGCCGACCGAGGCGGTCGAGGAGTTCAAGCGGATCATCATCGACATCCAGGCCTCGGGTCACTACTCGGCGCTCAACGTGTTCAAGCTGTTCGGCGCGGGCAACCCGGCGCCGCTGAGCTTCCCGATGCCCGGCTGGAACATCTGCGTCGACTTCCCGATCAAACCCGGGCTGAACGAGCTGGTCAGCGAGCTGGACCGGCGGGTGCTGGAGTTCGGCGGGCGGCTGTACACGGCGAAGGATTCGCGCACCAGCGCGGAAACCTTCCACCAGATGTACCCGCGGATCGACGAGTGGATCAAGATCCGCCGAAGTGTCGATCCCACAGGCGTTTTCATGTCCGATATGGCGAGAAGGCTGGAGCTTCAGTGA
- a CDS encoding GtrA family protein, which produces MPAEPHLPLPVELPLVDEPGGTDVDLKTQIVRFTLTGGLSAIVDFGLYSLLFNLIGLPREAAKSLSFIAGTTTAYLINRRWTFQAPPSRARFVAVVILYAVTFAVQVGINAVLYEALPDAAWRQLLAFVVAQGTATVINFVVQRLVIFKIK; this is translated from the coding sequence GTGCCTGCCGAACCCCACCTGCCGCTTCCGGTCGAGTTGCCGCTGGTCGACGAGCCGGGCGGTACCGATGTCGACCTCAAGACGCAGATCGTCCGGTTCACCCTGACCGGCGGCCTGTCGGCGATCGTCGACTTCGGGTTGTACAGCCTGCTCTTCAACCTGATCGGGCTGCCGCGCGAGGCGGCCAAGTCGCTCAGCTTCATCGCGGGCACCACCACCGCGTACCTGATCAACCGGCGCTGGACCTTCCAGGCGCCGCCGAGCCGGGCCCGCTTCGTCGCGGTGGTGATCCTCTACGCGGTCACCTTCGCCGTACAGGTCGGCATCAACGCGGTGCTGTACGAGGCGCTGCCGGACGCGGCGTGGCGCCAGCTGCTCGCCTTCGTGGTCGCGCAGGGCACCGCCACCGTCATCAACTTCGTCGTCCAGCGCCTGGTGATCTTCAAGATCAAGTGA
- a CDS encoding pyridoxamine 5'-phosphate oxidase family protein — translation MPGAQHGSDGERELQDRYGTQDRAARFYNDQVLDHLNHTMIEFIGRMEMAFIATSDKHGECDASFRAGEPGFLHVIDERTIAYPEYRGNGVLASLGNILENPHVGILLIDFVRDLIGLHVNGSARIIADDTLRKITPGLPANAKGRAAERWVVVDIEEAYIHCRKHIPHLVPADREQRDWGTDSTRAKGGDYFGAKAQGRELAEALLTNG, via the coding sequence ATGCCCGGCGCGCAGCACGGCAGCGACGGCGAACGCGAGCTACAGGATCGGTACGGCACCCAGGACAGAGCCGCACGCTTCTACAACGACCAAGTGCTCGATCACCTGAACCACACCATGATCGAGTTCATCGGCCGGATGGAGATGGCCTTCATCGCCACCTCGGACAAACACGGCGAATGCGACGCCAGCTTCCGCGCCGGCGAGCCCGGCTTCCTGCACGTGATCGATGAACGCACGATTGCCTACCCCGAATATCGGGGCAACGGCGTACTCGCCAGCCTCGGCAACATCCTGGAGAATCCGCACGTAGGCATCCTGCTAATCGATTTCGTGCGCGATCTGATCGGCCTGCACGTCAACGGCTCGGCCCGGATCATCGCCGACGACACTTTGCGCAAGATCACCCCGGGACTGCCCGCCAACGCCAAGGGCCGCGCGGCCGAGCGCTGGGTCGTCGTCGACATCGAAGAGGCATACATCCACTGCCGCAAGCACATTCCGCACCTCGTCCCCGCCGACCGGGAACAGCGTGATTGGGGCACCGACAGCACCCGCGCGAAAGGCGGGGACTACTTCGGGGCCAAGGCGCAGGGACGCGAACTGGCCGAAGCCCTGCTCACGAACGGGTGA
- a CDS encoding galactan 5-O-arabinofuranosyltransferase, whose translation MLARHLGSGVGEALLAAVVATVVTGVGLLAFSRVQWPAFNSSNVTRALTTVGQVVAAVLLIAAIALLRRQRWPWAAKVLSWVGVSTFVTFTLGMPLAATKLYLFGVSVDQEFRTEYLTRLTDTAALRDMTYADLPPFYPAGWFWIGGRVANVLGLTGWEAFKPYAIGSLAVAAVISLVLWSKLIRADWAVAVTAAVTALAVAYAAPEAYSAVIVILLPPALVLAWGALHRPLDAGKTLGGWGAVLGTGLFLGWSATFYTLYAAFAAFAVALMGLIAAGLAVREQRAATHPRRARGAAETRPPWRAAVPPLVRLAVIAVLAALVALIVWLPYLLKTLSGKVATSGSAFHYLPESGAELPLPMAEFSLRGALCLIGLLWLVVRAASSRRAQALGIGVLAVYLWTLLSMAATAAGTTLLSFRLESVLLALLAAAGAFGFVEGARAIYQALNEPRQFRIAVVAVAVVGALAFTQHIPHILAPEITTAYTDTDGNGERADQRAPSAVAHYRAIDAALLAQTGRPRSDTVLLTADTSFLSFYPYYGFQALTSHYANMLADFPGRAAAIESWSKLKTSAALLDALAACPWRAPDAFLFRRSGDTYTLRLAKDVYPNDPNVQRYSVAFPKDLFADPRFTSTDIGPFTLVTLRK comes from the coding sequence CTGCTGGCCCGCCACCTCGGCTCCGGGGTGGGCGAGGCACTGCTGGCGGCGGTGGTCGCCACGGTGGTGACCGGCGTTGGGCTGCTGGCGTTCTCGCGGGTGCAGTGGCCCGCGTTCAACTCCTCCAACGTCACTCGGGCGCTGACCACGGTCGGACAGGTCGTCGCGGCGGTCCTGCTGATCGCGGCGATCGCGCTGCTGCGCCGCCAGCGCTGGCCCTGGGCGGCGAAAGTGCTGTCCTGGGTGGGTGTTTCGACCTTCGTCACGTTCACGCTGGGGATGCCGCTGGCGGCGACCAAGCTGTATCTGTTCGGCGTCTCGGTGGACCAGGAGTTCCGCACCGAGTATCTGACCCGGCTCACCGACACCGCGGCGCTGCGCGATATGACCTATGCCGACCTGCCGCCGTTCTATCCGGCGGGCTGGTTCTGGATCGGCGGCCGGGTCGCCAACGTGCTCGGCCTGACCGGGTGGGAAGCTTTCAAGCCGTACGCGATCGGTTCGCTCGCGGTCGCCGCGGTGATCTCACTTGTGCTGTGGTCCAAGCTGATTCGTGCGGACTGGGCGGTCGCGGTGACCGCGGCCGTGACCGCGCTCGCCGTCGCGTACGCCGCGCCCGAGGCCTACAGCGCGGTGATCGTGATCCTGCTGCCGCCCGCACTCGTGCTCGCCTGGGGTGCGCTGCACCGGCCCCTCGACGCGGGCAAGACCCTCGGCGGCTGGGGCGCGGTGCTCGGCACCGGACTGTTCCTCGGCTGGTCCGCCACGTTCTACACGCTGTACGCGGCGTTCGCGGCCTTCGCCGTCGCGCTGATGGGTCTCATCGCGGCCGGGCTCGCGGTGCGCGAACAGCGGGCCGCCACTCATCCCCGCCGCGCGCGCGGCGCCGCCGAGACCCGCCCGCCATGGCGGGCGGCGGTCCCGCCGCTGGTCCGGCTGGCGGTGATCGCGGTGCTCGCCGCGCTGGTCGCGCTGATCGTGTGGCTGCCGTACCTGCTGAAGACGCTGAGCGGCAAGGTCGCCACCTCCGGTTCCGCCTTCCACTACCTGCCCGAATCCGGGGCCGAACTGCCGTTGCCGATGGCCGAGTTCTCCCTGCGCGGCGCGCTCTGCCTGATCGGGCTGCTCTGGCTGGTGGTGCGGGCCGCCTCGTCGCGGCGGGCACAGGCGCTGGGCATCGGGGTGCTGGCCGTGTACCTGTGGACCCTGCTGTCCATGGCGGCGACCGCGGCGGGGACCACGCTGCTCTCGTTCCGGCTGGAATCGGTGCTGCTCGCGCTGCTCGCGGCGGCCGGCGCATTCGGTTTCGTGGAGGGTGCGCGGGCGATCTATCAGGCGTTGAACGAGCCGCGGCAGTTCCGGATCGCCGTGGTCGCGGTCGCGGTGGTCGGCGCGCTCGCGTTCACCCAGCACATCCCGCACATCCTCGCGCCCGAGATCACCACCGCCTACACCGACACCGACGGCAACGGGGAACGCGCCGACCAGCGCGCCCCGTCGGCGGTCGCGCACTACCGCGCGATCGACGCGGCGCTGCTCGCGCAGACCGGCCGGCCGCGCTCGGACACGGTGCTGCTCACCGCCGACACCAGCTTCCTGTCCTTCTACCCGTACTACGGCTTCCAGGCGCTCACCTCGCACTACGCGAACATGCTCGCCGATTTCCCCGGCCGGGCGGCAGCCATCGAGAGCTGGAGCAAGCTGAAGACGTCCGCAGCGCTGCTCGATGCATTGGCGGCCTGCCCGTGGCGGGCCCCGGACGCCTTCCTGTTCCGGCGCAGTGGCGACACCTACACGCTGCGCCTGGCCAAAGACGTCTATCCGAACGATCCCAACGTGCAGCGCTACTCGGTGGCCTTCCCCAAGGACCTCTTCGCCGATCCGCGCTTCACGAGCACCGATATCGGCCCGTTCACCCTGGTCACACTGCGCAAATAG